One genomic segment of Mycolicibacterium chubuense NBB4 includes these proteins:
- a CDS encoding CDGP domain-containing protein, giving the protein MRRIIIGIGAVVAGLLLAGLLFGGIAQVLGKVQHEPPIQATGPCGGAVILGNGGSQCDGPIQPDGSFTRCTSVYVLGFGGWSCYTVYPPR; this is encoded by the coding sequence ATGAGGCGCATCATCATCGGCATCGGCGCAGTGGTCGCCGGCCTGCTGCTCGCGGGTCTGCTGTTCGGCGGGATCGCGCAAGTGCTGGGAAAGGTTCAGCACGAGCCACCCATACAGGCCACCGGGCCGTGCGGCGGAGCGGTGATCCTGGGCAACGGCGGAAGCCAGTGCGACGGCCCCATTCAGCCGGACGGCAGCTTCACGCGCTGCACCTCGGTGTACGTGCTCGGATTCGGCGGCTGGAGTTGCTACACGGTGTACCCGCCCCGGTGA
- a CDS encoding PGRS repeat-containing protein yields the protein MLTASVTAIVPSGGGDSPAPLAGGHVAGVAAAPSRGTGGNAAGAALSALDTDAKPLQHMLFGSTARSSAGTQASPLFTRSANVSGGGRPTHSVSNSVVALAPGSHQIMIGPGGWLIGNAVEPGQNGGLLIGNGADGGPGQDGGNGGLLFGNGGNGGDPVVYGADGTKGGNAGLFGNGGAGGLGSRWGAGGAGGRGGWIAGNGGAGGQGGIDLIHSRTATGGVGGAGGRAGLFGNGGAGGAGGAATAWSAGFDSYGGAGGAGGAGGLIVGRGGDGGIAGDSTSMKANAFGATGGAGGRAGLFGAGGNGGAAGLGKGILSAAAEDGGRGGDGGLIGGSGGNGGNGGALDGIGTNPDAVAVAGRGGDGGRAGLLGRGGNGGSGGAGQLAAGIGAGGDGGDGGNGGLIRGSGGVGGDGGSYDGVHSVQSEQGGNGGKGGNAGLTGKGGDGGSGGAGVEYDHGVGGAGGDGGHAVTGTAGKGGKGGDGYTLSTLKGLGSAGGDGGNGGNAPVGRGGNGGNGGNGLSPEGATGTGGAGGRGGHGLSRGTDGSRGSGDGSAAGGA from the coding sequence ATGCTGACCGCCTCGGTGACGGCGATCGTCCCGTCCGGCGGCGGCGACTCACCCGCGCCCCTGGCTGGCGGCCACGTTGCCGGCGTCGCCGCCGCGCCGTCGCGCGGCACCGGGGGCAATGCCGCCGGCGCCGCGCTCAGCGCGCTGGACACCGACGCAAAGCCGTTGCAGCACATGCTTTTCGGCTCGACCGCGCGGTCGAGCGCGGGCACGCAGGCTTCGCCACTGTTCACCCGATCGGCGAACGTGAGCGGCGGGGGCCGACCGACCCACTCGGTCTCGAACAGCGTGGTCGCGTTGGCTCCGGGTTCGCACCAGATCATGATCGGACCCGGGGGCTGGCTCATCGGCAACGCCGTGGAGCCCGGGCAGAACGGGGGCCTGCTGATCGGCAACGGCGCCGACGGCGGACCCGGCCAGGACGGCGGCAACGGCGGCCTGTTGTTCGGCAACGGCGGCAACGGCGGCGATCCCGTGGTCTACGGGGCCGACGGCACGAAAGGCGGCAACGCGGGACTGTTCGGCAACGGCGGGGCTGGTGGCCTGGGCTCTCGGTGGGGTGCCGGCGGCGCCGGGGGCCGCGGCGGCTGGATCGCCGGCAACGGCGGCGCCGGGGGCCAGGGAGGCATCGATCTGATTCACAGCCGTACGGCTACGGGCGGTGTCGGAGGCGCCGGCGGACGAGCCGGATTGTTCGGCAACGGCGGCGCCGGTGGTGCAGGTGGGGCCGCTACAGCCTGGTCGGCCGGTTTCGACTCCTACGGAGGCGCCGGCGGGGCCGGCGGCGCCGGCGGGCTGATCGTCGGCCGCGGCGGCGACGGCGGAATCGCCGGTGACTCCACATCGATGAAGGCCAACGCGTTCGGCGCAACCGGTGGCGCCGGCGGCCGCGCAGGTCTTTTCGGCGCAGGCGGCAACGGCGGTGCGGCCGGCCTCGGCAAGGGCATTCTGTCCGCCGCTGCGGAGGACGGAGGCCGGGGTGGTGACGGCGGCCTGATCGGGGGCAGCGGGGGAAATGGCGGCAACGGCGGCGCCCTCGACGGGATCGGGACAAACCCGGACGCAGTCGCTGTCGCGGGCCGCGGCGGGGACGGCGGTCGTGCGGGCCTGCTGGGGCGCGGCGGCAACGGCGGTTCCGGCGGAGCAGGCCAACTCGCCGCCGGCATCGGCGCCGGCGGTGACGGCGGCGACGGCGGCAACGGCGGGCTCATCCGTGGCAGTGGTGGCGTGGGCGGTGACGGCGGCAGCTACGACGGCGTCCACTCGGTGCAGTCGGAGCAGGGTGGCAACGGCGGCAAGGGCGGCAACGCCGGCCTCACCGGCAAGGGCGGCGACGGCGGCAGCGGTGGCGCGGGTGTCGAGTACGACCACGGTGTCGGCGGCGCCGGCGGCGACGGCGGTCACGCCGTCACCGGGACCGCCGGCAAGGGCGGCAAGGGCGGCGACGGCTACACGCTCTCGACGCTGAAGGGACTGGGGTCAGCGGGGGGCGACGGCGGCAACGGAGGCAACGCGCCGGTCGGGCGCGGAGGCAACGGCGGCAACGGAGGCAACGGCCTGAGTCCCGAGGGCGCCACCGGGACGGGCGGGGCCGGCGGCAGGGGCGGCCACGGACTGTCCCGAGGTACCGACGGCAGTCGCGGCTCCGGCGACGGATCGGCCGCCGGCGGCGCCTGA
- a CDS encoding DDE-type integrase/transposase/recombinase — protein sequence MSKARLVITAVLVEGRSQSQVARDYAVSQGWISRLIKQYTLEGDAAFQPRSRRPRTSPRRLPQDTIDLIVELRYTLSSKGPTPDPTPSPGTCTTTTDCTSPGPRSAATSTPPAWSNPAPKNARSRPTSASPPHNAGERWQADFTHWRLAGGTDIEILCWLDDCSRLALSVTAHRRVTGPLVVEQFTKAIAQHAIPYSTLTDNGMVFTTRLAGGKVGRNGFEAELHRHGIHQINSPQPPHHLRKSRTLPPSPQKWLTSQPRANTLAALQTQLNAFAAEYNHRRPHRSLLHRATPAVIYTSRPKADPATRIDTHNRVRADRVDQAGAGHPARQRTSSPHRHRTPPPPNPRPNPRPGP from the coding sequence GTGTCGAAGGCTCGTCTGGTCATCACCGCAGTCCTCGTCGAGGGCCGCTCCCAATCGCAGGTCGCCCGCGACTACGCCGTCTCGCAAGGCTGGATTTCCCGCCTGATCAAGCAGTACACCCTCGAAGGCGACGCCGCCTTCCAACCCCGCTCCCGGCGTCCCCGCACCAGCCCCCGACGGCTACCCCAGGACACCATCGATCTCATCGTCGAACTGCGCTACACACTCAGCAGCAAAGGACCGACGCCAGACCCCACACCATCGCCTGGCACATGCACCACCACCACGGACTGCACGTCTCCCGGGCCTCGATCAGCCGCCACCTCCACGCCGCCGGCCTGGTCGAACCCAGCCCCCAAAAACGCCCGAAGTCGTCCTACATCCGCTTCGCCGCCGCACAACGCAGGCGAACGTTGGCAAGCCGACTTCACCCACTGGCGCCTCGCCGGCGGCACCGACATCGAAATCCTGTGCTGGCTCGACGACTGCTCCCGCCTGGCCCTCTCGGTCACAGCACACCGCCGCGTCACCGGCCCCCTCGTCGTCGAACAATTCACCAAAGCAATTGCCCAACATGCCATCCCGTACTCCACACTCACCGACAACGGCATGGTGTTCACCACCCGCCTGGCCGGCGGAAAAGTCGGACGCAACGGCTTCGAAGCCGAACTGCACCGCCACGGAATCCACCAAATCAACTCCCCCCAACCACCCCACCACCTGCGGAAAAGTCGAACGCTCCCACCAAGCCCTCAAAAATGGCTCACCAGCCAACCCCGCGCCAACACCCTCGCCGCGCTCCAAACCCAACTCAACGCCTTCGCCGCCGAATACAACCACCGCCGCCCCCACCGCTCCCTGCTCCACCGCGCCACCCCAGCGGTCATCTACACCAGCCGCCCCAAAGCCGACCCAGCAACGCGCATCGACACCCACAACCGCGTCCGCGCCGACCGCGTCGACCAGGCCGGAGCGGGTCACCCTGCGCGTCAACGGACGTCTTCACCACATCGGCATCGGACGCCACCACCACCGAACCCGCGTCCTAATCCTCGCCCAGGACCCTGA
- a CDS encoding IS110 family transposase, with protein MTLPVRHEASDRLVRCRATERYPLGRRARLELDEIAVYRNEKVTLSFTCGIDWAESHHDVALIDERGVVLAHRRIDTGTAGFAALLTLIGEHGGGVDDTVIAVETDKNLIVVALVEAGFTVYPINPRAVARYRERFGQAGGKSDPGDAAVLAHILRTDRHLHRRMPANTNQAGAVKVLARQHQEAIWALHQTVSRLRSVLLEFYPQALQAFPNLKHYAATTVLAAAPTPGDAQKLTKTRVTSLLRRSGRGNHPVLAERILTALRTPALRQPTCVEMAYGHVVQGLVGSVVAMRAAVDELEKALMCEFDQHPQSTLLRSVPGLGPVLAARILAEVGDDPARFSNPQSLRAYAGTAPVTIASGRSHYVKARKVRNKRLADACHWWAFTILTKSVGAREHYDRRRAAGDHHNAALRNLANKLLGRLWWCLTNHQPWTEDGAWPNASPPEEATAA; from the coding sequence GTGACCCTGCCGGTCCGCCACGAGGCAAGTGATCGGCTTGTGAGATGCCGCGCCACCGAGCGCTATCCATTAGGTCGCCGCGCCCGCCTCGAGCTCGACGAAATCGCCGTCTATCGAAATGAGAAGGTCACCTTGAGCTTTACTTGCGGGATCGACTGGGCCGAATCCCACCATGACGTCGCGTTGATCGACGAGCGTGGTGTCGTGCTGGCACACAGGCGAATCGATACCGGCACGGCTGGATTCGCCGCGTTGCTCACTTTGATTGGCGAACACGGAGGCGGGGTGGATGACACCGTAATAGCGGTCGAGACGGACAAGAACCTGATCGTCGTCGCGTTGGTCGAGGCGGGGTTCACGGTGTATCCGATCAATCCGCGCGCGGTCGCGCGTTACCGGGAGCGCTTCGGCCAGGCGGGTGGGAAGTCCGATCCCGGTGACGCGGCGGTGCTCGCGCATATTCTGCGCACCGACCGTCACTTGCACCGCAGAATGCCGGCTAATACGAACCAGGCCGGTGCGGTCAAGGTACTGGCGCGCCAGCACCAAGAGGCGATCTGGGCGCTGCACCAAACAGTCAGCCGACTTCGGTCAGTGCTACTTGAGTTCTATCCCCAAGCACTGCAAGCATTTCCGAATCTCAAGCACTATGCCGCCACCACCGTGCTAGCCGCCGCCCCGACTCCCGGCGATGCCCAGAAGCTGACGAAGACTCGCGTAACGAGCCTGTTGCGCCGTTCTGGCCGTGGCAACCATCCTGTGCTGGCGGAGCGGATCCTCACCGCACTGAGGACCCCGGCGCTGCGTCAACCGACATGCGTCGAAATGGCCTACGGACACGTTGTGCAAGGCCTGGTAGGAAGCGTCGTCGCGATGCGAGCCGCCGTCGATGAATTGGAGAAGGCACTCATGTGCGAGTTCGACCAACATCCGCAGTCGACTCTGCTGCGCTCGGTCCCCGGACTGGGACCGGTTCTGGCAGCTCGGATACTGGCCGAAGTCGGCGACGATCCAGCACGATTCAGCAATCCCCAGAGTCTGCGCGCCTACGCGGGCACAGCACCAGTCACCATCGCCTCTGGGCGTTCGCACTACGTCAAGGCACGCAAAGTCCGCAACAAGCGCCTCGCCGACGCCTGCCACTGGTGGGCCTTCACCATCCTGACCAAGTCAGTGGGCGCCCGTGAGCACTACGACCGCCGCCGAGCCGCCGGAGACCATCACAATGCAGCGCTGCGCAACCTGGCCAACAAACTTCTCGGGCGCCTGTGGTGGTGCCTGACCAACCACCAGCCGTGGACCGAAGACGGTGCTTGGCCGAACGCATCTCCTCCCGAAGAAGCCACCGCCGCTTGA
- the istA gene encoding IS21 family transposase, protein MKSARDRMDIISAYQQLGSYRAAAEQCGTTHKTVRRVVAKFEADQAGVVPAPRVERGHNYDAVTDLVAERVEKSKGRISAKRLLPIARAAGYQGSARNFRRLVADAKALWRSANHRGRRPAVWEPGQYLVIDWAEAAPGLFLFCAVLAFSRWRFVRFATDQKASTTLALIAEALAAIGGVPARVLADRMACLKGGVVANVVVPTPDYIRLAGHYGFAPDFCHAADPQSKGIVEHLCGYAQDDLAVPLLTEAAVAGTPVTLREANAAALSWCAEVNAAIHSEICAVPDERLGVECELLQPLPSLRLQIGAPSVLRKVDRLSCVRYGSARYSVPTRLIGSTVAVVVDHGAIVLLEPATGVIVAEHELLAPGGTSILDEHYDGPRPAPSRGPRPKTTVERQFCDLGADAQAFLVGAAAIGNTRLGAELEILLALGAAHGEAALVAALHRAVAFRRFRAADVRSILAAGTGTPQPRPAGDALILDLPVAPTRSLDAYKVSTMVDGEVIP, encoded by the coding sequence TTGAAGTCTGCGAGGGACCGCATGGACATCATTTCCGCCTACCAACAACTCGGGTCCTACCGAGCCGCCGCCGAGCAGTGCGGCACCACCCATAAGACCGTCAGAAGGGTCGTCGCCAAGTTCGAAGCCGACCAGGCCGGTGTGGTTCCGGCGCCGCGGGTTGAACGCGGCCATAACTACGATGCGGTGACCGATCTTGTCGCCGAGCGGGTCGAGAAGTCGAAGGGTCGGATCTCGGCGAAGCGGCTGTTGCCGATTGCCCGTGCTGCCGGCTACCAGGGCTCGGCACGCAACTTCCGGCGGCTGGTCGCCGATGCGAAAGCGTTGTGGCGCAGTGCTAATCATCGTGGTCGCCGTCCGGCGGTGTGGGAGCCGGGGCAGTATCTGGTGATCGACTGGGCCGAGGCCGCGCCGGGACTGTTCCTGTTCTGCGCGGTGCTGGCGTTCTCGAGGTGGCGCTTCGTCCGATTCGCCACCGACCAGAAGGCGTCCACGACGTTGGCGTTGATCGCCGAGGCGCTGGCCGCGATCGGCGGTGTCCCTGCCCGCGTGCTGGCCGATCGGATGGCCTGCCTCAAAGGCGGCGTGGTCGCCAACGTCGTCGTGCCGACCCCGGACTACATCCGGCTGGCCGGCCACTACGGTTTCGCTCCCGATTTCTGTCACGCCGCCGACCCGCAGTCCAAGGGCATCGTGGAACACCTGTGCGGCTACGCCCAGGACGACCTGGCCGTGCCGTTGTTGACCGAGGCCGCCGTCGCCGGCACGCCGGTCACGCTGCGCGAGGCGAACGCCGCGGCCCTGTCGTGGTGCGCGGAGGTCAACGCCGCGATTCATTCGGAGATCTGCGCGGTCCCCGACGAGCGACTCGGCGTTGAATGTGAACTGCTGCAACCACTCCCATCGCTGAGGTTGCAGATCGGGGCACCGTCGGTGCTGCGCAAAGTCGATCGACTGTCCTGTGTCCGGTACGGGTCGGCCCGCTACTCGGTACCCACCCGACTGATCGGATCGACGGTGGCCGTGGTCGTCGACCACGGCGCGATCGTCCTGCTCGAACCCGCGACCGGGGTGATCGTGGCCGAACACGAACTCCTCGCCCCCGGCGGCACCTCGATCCTCGACGAGCACTACGACGGGCCCCGCCCGGCACCCAGTCGCGGGCCGCGACCGAAGACCACCGTGGAAAGACAGTTCTGCGATCTGGGCGCCGACGCGCAGGCGTTCCTCGTCGGTGCGGCGGCGATCGGCAACACCCGCCTCGGAGCCGAGCTCGAGATCCTGCTCGCCCTCGGAGCCGCTCACGGCGAGGCGGCCCTGGTCGCCGCACTGCACCGGGCGGTGGCCTTCCGCCGGTTTCGGGCCGCCGACGTGCGGTCCATCCTGGCCGCCGGCACCGGAACACCGCAGCCCCGCCCCGCCGGCGATGCACTCATCCTGGATCTGCCGGTGGCACCGACCCGATCGCTGGACGCCTACAAAGTCAGCACCATGGTCGACGGCGAGGTGATCCCGTGA
- a CDS encoding GAF and ANTAR domain-containing protein produces MTGSPNHELAVRMAELARTVSTPRRVEDVLSDVTSAVMELIPSTDAAGILLLGKAENFQTVAGTSDLPRQLDELQVRTRQGPCLDAAVDELIVRADDFRTEERWPLYSAGAVERGVLSGLSFKLYTSSQSAGALNLFAREPHAFDGQAETIGTVLAAHAAAAILASRQSEQLQSALSTRDQIGQAKGIIMERYGLDDVAAFDMLRRLSQDSNTKLVEVAQRVIDTRGT; encoded by the coding sequence ATGACCGGATCACCGAATCATGAGCTCGCCGTCCGGATGGCCGAGTTGGCGCGGACGGTGTCGACGCCGCGGCGCGTGGAGGACGTGCTTTCGGACGTGACCAGCGCGGTCATGGAGCTGATCCCGTCGACCGACGCGGCGGGGATCCTGTTACTGGGAAAGGCAGAGAACTTCCAGACCGTCGCCGGCACCTCCGACCTGCCGCGCCAGCTCGACGAGTTGCAGGTGCGGACCCGGCAGGGGCCGTGTCTGGATGCCGCGGTCGACGAGTTGATCGTGCGCGCGGATGACTTCCGCACCGAGGAGCGGTGGCCGTTGTACTCGGCGGGGGCGGTCGAACGAGGGGTGTTGAGCGGGTTGTCGTTCAAGCTTTACACCAGCTCGCAGTCCGCTGGGGCGCTGAACCTGTTCGCACGCGAACCGCACGCCTTCGACGGCCAGGCCGAGACGATCGGAACGGTTCTGGCCGCACACGCGGCGGCCGCGATCCTGGCCAGCCGGCAGAGCGAACAGCTGCAGTCCGCGCTGTCGACCAGGGATCAGATCGGGCAGGCCAAGGGCATCATCATGGAGCGGTACGGCCTCGACGATGTCGCCGCGTTCGACATGTTGCGCCGGCTCTCACAGGACAGCAACACCAAGCTCGTCGAGGTTGCGCAGCGGGTGATCGACACCCGAGGGACCTGA
- a CDS encoding uL30 family ribosomal protein, with translation MSPIATESAWDLYRIVVAEDTHSPNFRGRLGTLPLPRTAAFERVAGRAGNAIVIQVKSGIGMRDHREQSLASLGLRGIDSAALVDINLGSTRGNIAVVHDAVRVITLKEPAWKQTRRSLQTRGGRVMVEHIKYGSSRQPGDLLRTDRKQYWYAELSRRAVSMAWSTSNSASDTITSILESLGPDDSGTGRIIRKTQDGEEIGEGSIAEVIDSLQESDGVTVEYVQVCLAGLSISWKQPFKRFVDSREDLGEIAVSVPRNEALRSHGVLTRLIASTATSEIKAIDPLAHLKGSRSVGYGARYRKD, from the coding sequence ATGTCCCCAATTGCGACCGAATCGGCCTGGGATCTCTACAGGATTGTTGTCGCGGAGGATACGCACAGCCCAAACTTCCGCGGACGGCTCGGCACACTACCGCTTCCGCGTACAGCAGCCTTCGAACGAGTCGCCGGTCGCGCCGGAAATGCGATCGTCATCCAAGTCAAGAGCGGTATCGGCATGCGGGATCACCGCGAGCAGAGCCTCGCGTCGCTGGGCCTCCGAGGCATCGATAGCGCGGCACTGGTTGACATCAATCTCGGATCAACGCGGGGAAACATCGCCGTCGTGCACGACGCAGTACGCGTTATTACGCTCAAGGAGCCTGCTTGGAAGCAGACGAGGCGGTCACTCCAAACCAGAGGCGGTCGTGTGATGGTGGAGCACATTAAGTATGGAAGTTCTCGCCAGCCGGGCGATCTACTTCGGACCGATCGCAAACAGTACTGGTACGCCGAGCTGTCCAGACGCGCCGTCAGCATGGCATGGTCCACTTCAAATTCGGCTAGCGACACCATCACGTCCATCCTTGAAAGCTTGGGTCCCGACGATAGCGGGACCGGGCGAATCATTCGCAAGACGCAGGATGGCGAAGAGATTGGCGAAGGCAGTATCGCCGAAGTCATCGACTCGCTACAAGAGTCGGATGGTGTGACGGTTGAGTATGTACAGGTCTGTCTCGCAGGACTGTCGATCTCTTGGAAACAACCCTTTAAGCGGTTCGTAGACAGCAGGGAAGATTTGGGTGAAATCGCCGTATCCGTCCCGCGTAACGAGGCACTCCGTAGCCACGGCGTGCTGACTCGACTAATTGCCAGTACGGCGACAAGCGAGATCAAAGCGATTGACCCGCTCGCACATCTAAAAGGAAGCCGCTCGGTCGGTTACGGCGCGAGATACCGCAAGGATTGA
- a CDS encoding acetyl-CoA acetyltransferase, with protein sequence MGAVWILGGYQSDFARNLDREGHDFSDLTAEVVTATLDAAGLDAADVGVVHVANAFGELFARQGHLGAMPATVHDGLWDTPATRHEAACASGSVATLAAIADLRSGAYETALVVGVELEKTVPGDTATSILGTAAWTGHEGADAKYMWPHMFDAVATEYDRRYGIDDEHLRAIAALNLANARANPNAQTRAWTVPQPLTGDDIQNPVVEGRLRRFDCSQITDGGAGVVLVTDAWLRGHPRARPLGRIDGWGHRTVGLGLRQKLEHSRDDPYVLPHVRGAVLDAFSRAHVTLDDLDGFEVHDCFTPSEYLAIDHIGVTGPGESWKAVENGEIEIGGRLPINPSGGLIGGGHPVGASGIRMLLDAARQVSGTAGDYQVDGAVTFGTLNFGGSTSTTVSFVVGSHQ encoded by the coding sequence ATGGGTGCGGTGTGGATCCTCGGCGGCTACCAGAGCGACTTCGCGCGGAACCTCGATCGCGAAGGACACGACTTCTCCGATCTGACGGCTGAAGTGGTGACCGCAACCCTCGACGCCGCGGGGCTGGACGCCGCGGACGTGGGCGTCGTCCACGTCGCCAATGCGTTCGGCGAGCTGTTCGCCCGCCAGGGCCATCTCGGCGCGATGCCGGCGACCGTGCACGACGGCCTGTGGGACACCCCGGCCACCCGGCACGAGGCCGCGTGCGCGTCGGGCAGCGTGGCCACCCTCGCCGCCATCGCCGACCTGCGGTCGGGCGCCTACGAGACGGCGCTCGTCGTCGGGGTCGAACTGGAGAAGACCGTGCCCGGCGACACCGCGACGTCGATCCTCGGCACGGCCGCCTGGACGGGACACGAAGGCGCCGACGCGAAATACATGTGGCCGCACATGTTCGACGCGGTCGCCACCGAGTACGACCGCCGCTACGGCATCGACGACGAACACCTGCGCGCCATCGCGGCGCTGAATCTGGCCAACGCCCGGGCGAACCCCAACGCGCAGACCCGCGCGTGGACCGTCCCTCAGCCGCTCACGGGCGACGACATCCAGAACCCTGTCGTCGAGGGCAGGCTGCGGCGTTTCGACTGCAGCCAGATCACCGACGGTGGCGCGGGCGTGGTCCTCGTCACCGACGCCTGGCTGCGCGGCCACCCGCGGGCCAGACCGCTGGGCCGGATCGACGGTTGGGGCCACCGCACCGTCGGCCTGGGCCTGCGGCAGAAGCTGGAGCACTCGCGCGACGACCCCTACGTGCTTCCGCACGTCCGCGGCGCGGTTCTCGATGCGTTCAGCCGCGCGCACGTCACCCTCGACGACCTCGACGGCTTCGAGGTGCACGACTGCTTCACACCCAGCGAGTACCTCGCGATCGATCACATCGGAGTGACCGGACCCGGCGAATCGTGGAAGGCCGTGGAGAACGGCGAGATCGAGATCGGCGGGCGCCTGCCGATCAACCCCAGCGGCGGCCTGATCGGCGGTGGACATCCCGTCGGCGCCTCCGGCATCCGGATGCTGCTCGACGCGGCCCGTCAGGTCAGCGGCACCGCCGGCGACTACCAGGTCGACGGTGCAGTCACCTTCGGCACCCTCAACTTCGGTGGCAGCACGTCCACCACGGTCAGCTTCGTCGTCGGGAGTCATCAGTGA
- the istB gene encoding IS21-like element helper ATPase IstB: MTETPSVTATELVAPPSVPPLPADLDAGLRRLKLAAVRRTAPEVLITAKTQRWTPEEVLRTLVETELAARDASNVVNRLKAAAFPVPKTLESFNVAASSIPAKTFDYLSNLEWIHTQQNLAIIGPAGTGKSHTLIGLGTAAIHAGLKVRYFTAADLVETLYRGLAGNTVGKIIESLLRTDLIILDELGFAPLDDTGTQLLFRLVAGAYERRSLAIGSHWPFEQWGRFLPEQTTAVSILDRLLHHATVVITDGDSYRMKDAKHRKEQSKPT; the protein is encoded by the coding sequence GTGACCGAGACCCCATCGGTCACCGCCACCGAACTCGTTGCACCACCGTCGGTTCCACCGCTGCCCGCCGATCTGGATGCCGGGCTGCGACGGCTGAAGCTGGCCGCCGTGCGACGCACCGCACCCGAGGTACTGATCACCGCCAAGACCCAACGCTGGACCCCCGAGGAAGTGCTACGGACACTGGTCGAAACCGAACTGGCCGCCCGCGACGCCTCCAACGTCGTCAACCGACTCAAGGCCGCGGCGTTCCCCGTCCCCAAGACGTTGGAGTCATTCAACGTGGCCGCGTCCTCGATCCCGGCGAAGACCTTCGACTACCTGTCGAACCTGGAATGGATTCACACCCAACAGAACCTGGCGATCATCGGACCGGCAGGGACAGGAAAGTCCCACACGCTGATCGGGTTGGGGACCGCGGCGATCCACGCCGGACTCAAGGTCCGCTACTTCACCGCCGCCGACCTCGTCGAGACCCTCTACCGCGGCCTGGCCGGCAACACCGTCGGCAAGATCATCGAATCCCTGCTCCGGACCGATCTGATCATCCTCGACGAACTCGGCTTCGCCCCACTCGACGACACCGGCACCCAGCTGCTGTTCCGCCTCGTCGCCGGCGCCTACGAACGCCGGTCTTTGGCCATCGGATCGCACTGGCCCTTCGAGCAGTGGGGCCGATTCCTGCCCGAGCAGACCACCGCCGTCAGCATCCTCGACCGGCTCCTTCACCACGCCACCGTCGTCATCACCGACGGCGACTCCTACCGCATGAAAGACGCCAAACACCGAAAGGAGCAATCCAAGCCAACCTAG